A single region of the Roseivivax sp. THAF197b genome encodes:
- a CDS encoding CaiB/BaiF CoA-transferase family protein produces MPGPLHGFRVIDLTTMISGPLATMTLADQGAEVIKIEHPDGGDHSRQVTGRRGGFAASFLNNNRGKKSVTLNLKDPRGVEAALRLCETADVIVQNFRPGVAERIGLGEEAVRAVRPDIVYTSIAGFGFTGDWARKPVYDPLIQALSGLASVQGGADAARPRLVRTILPDKLTAIQTAQAITAALLARSRSGEGSHVQVSMLDTVLAFLWSSDMAGYTFVGDEIEPAKSGDAQTFVELIYQTADGWMAVSAHTDSTWAGLAAAVGRPDWLDDPRFATVAAREENKPARLELTQEALHTDTTANWMERLSAHDVPCAPVLTRDQVYTHPQVQANGTVIEQDHPQAGRIRQTRTPARFSATPPDIPIPARQLGADTRAVLAEAGYDSQTITDMISQGIATDTQGSAE; encoded by the coding sequence ATGCCAGGCCCCTTGCACGGATTTCGGGTCATCGACCTGACCACCATGATCTCCGGTCCGCTGGCCACGATGACGCTGGCCGATCAGGGGGCGGAGGTCATCAAGATCGAACATCCCGATGGCGGCGATCACAGCCGTCAGGTCACCGGGCGGCGGGGTGGCTTTGCCGCGTCCTTCCTCAACAACAACCGCGGCAAGAAATCGGTCACGCTCAACCTCAAGGATCCGCGCGGCGTCGAGGCGGCGCTGCGCCTTTGTGAAACCGCGGATGTCATCGTGCAGAACTTCCGTCCGGGCGTCGCCGAACGGATCGGCTTGGGCGAAGAGGCGGTGCGCGCGGTGCGGCCCGATATCGTCTATACCTCCATCGCGGGCTTCGGCTTTACCGGCGACTGGGCGCGCAAGCCGGTCTATGATCCGCTGATTCAGGCACTCTCGGGTCTGGCCAGCGTGCAAGGCGGCGCGGATGCCGCCCGCCCCCGGCTCGTGCGGACGATCCTGCCCGACAAGCTGACCGCGATCCAGACGGCGCAGGCGATCACCGCCGCCCTTCTGGCGCGCTCCCGCAGCGGAGAGGGCAGCCATGTGCAGGTCTCCATGCTCGACACGGTGCTGGCCTTCCTTTGGAGCTCCGACATGGCGGGCTATACCTTCGTGGGCGATGAGATCGAGCCTGCGAAAAGCGGCGATGCGCAGACCTTCGTGGAACTGATCTACCAGACTGCCGATGGCTGGATGGCCGTCTCCGCGCATACCGACAGCACCTGGGCAGGGCTGGCCGCCGCGGTTGGACGTCCCGACTGGCTCGACGATCCGCGTTTCGCGACCGTCGCCGCGCGTGAGGAAAACAAACCCGCCCGGCTCGAATTGACCCAAGAGGCGCTGCATACGGACACCACGGCAAACTGGATGGAGCGGCTGAGCGCGCATGACGTGCCTTGCGCGCCGGTCCTGACCCGCGATCAGGTCTATACCCATCCCCAGGTGCAGGCCAACGGCACGGTGATCGAACAGGACCATCCGCAGGCAGGGCGCATCCGTCAGACGCGCACCCCCGCCCGCTTCTCGGCCACGCCGCCCGATATTCCGATACCGGCGCGCCAACTGGGCGCCGATACCCGCGCAGTTCTGGCCGAGGCGGGCTATGACAGCCAAACCATCACCGACATGATCTCGCAGGGCATCGCGACGGACACACAAGGCAGCGCAGAATGA
- a CDS encoding SH3 domain-containing protein has protein sequence MRHALLPAFLALTLIAGCASPIGTRTTVTGTGPDDLLKLRAGPGLGFRVILGLPDGTNLIQRDCVTEAFQLWCKVSLADAPSVTGYVAADYLTSR, from the coding sequence ATGCGCCACGCCCTTCTTCCAGCCTTTCTTGCGCTCACGCTTATCGCGGGCTGCGCCAGCCCGATCGGCACCCGGACGACCGTCACGGGCACGGGGCCCGATGACTTGCTGAAGCTGCGGGCGGGGCCCGGGCTCGGCTTTCGTGTGATCCTCGGGCTGCCCGACGGCACCAACCTTATCCAGCGCGATTGCGTGACCGAGGCCTTCCAGCTCTGGTGCAAGGTCTCACTTGCAGATGCGCCGTCCGTCACGGGGTATGTGGCTGCGGATTACCTGACCTCCCGGTAA
- a CDS encoding NAD-dependent succinate-semialdehyde dehydrogenase encodes MGSPIKTVNPATEEEIATYDLMSDDEAMKAVDACHAAFDEWRLVEPEDRAATIKAIGQALRDNKEEFAALMTREVGKLIGDSRDEIDLCAAICDFTAENGPSELSSEERDIPGGTGVVAYAPIGVVYGIQPWNFPAYQVVRYAIANLMAGNGVLLKHAANCTGSGLYLRDLFEKAGLPKNLFTVLLIDHDQSDDVIAHDKVRGVTLTGSDGAGRIVAEQAAKNLKKTVLELGSNDAYLVLDDADLDLAVESCVAGRLYNNGQTCVAAKRFIVTDANYDAFVERFTEKMRATELGDPTDEETALGPMSKTDLRDELADQVKKSVEKGARILCGGEVPDRKGAYYPATVLVDVAPGQPAYDDELFGPVAAIIRAKDDMDAMRIANDSRYGLGGGIFSKDTKRARELAAKHFDTGMVCINKYNLAIPNMPFGGVKDSGYGREHGGFGMKEFVNVKSLYVAA; translated from the coding sequence ATGGGCAGCCCGATCAAGACCGTCAATCCCGCCACCGAAGAAGAGATCGCAACCTACGATCTCATGTCCGACGACGAGGCCATGAAGGCCGTGGATGCCTGCCACGCAGCCTTCGACGAGTGGCGCCTCGTCGAGCCCGAAGACCGGGCTGCGACCATCAAGGCCATCGGTCAGGCCCTGCGCGACAACAAGGAAGAATTTGCCGCGCTCATGACCCGCGAAGTCGGCAAGCTGATCGGCGACAGCCGGGACGAGATCGACCTCTGCGCCGCGATCTGCGACTTCACCGCCGAGAACGGCCCGAGCGAGCTGTCGTCCGAAGAGCGTGACATCCCCGGCGGCACCGGCGTCGTGGCCTATGCGCCCATCGGTGTGGTCTACGGCATTCAGCCGTGGAACTTCCCGGCCTACCAGGTGGTGCGCTATGCCATCGCCAACCTCATGGCCGGCAACGGCGTTCTGCTGAAGCACGCCGCGAACTGCACCGGCAGCGGGCTCTACCTGCGCGATCTCTTCGAAAAGGCGGGCCTGCCCAAGAACCTCTTCACCGTGCTGCTGATCGACCACGATCAATCCGACGACGTGATCGCCCATGACAAGGTGCGCGGCGTGACCCTGACAGGCAGCGATGGCGCGGGCCGGATCGTGGCGGAACAGGCCGCGAAGAACCTCAAGAAGACCGTGCTGGAGCTGGGCTCGAACGATGCCTATCTCGTCCTTGATGATGCCGATCTCGACCTCGCAGTCGAAAGCTGCGTCGCCGGCCGTCTCTACAATAACGGCCAGACCTGCGTGGCCGCCAAGCGCTTCATCGTGACCGACGCCAATTACGATGCCTTCGTCGAGCGCTTCACCGAAAAGATGCGCGCGACCGAGCTGGGCGATCCGACGGATGAGGAAACCGCACTCGGCCCCATGTCCAAGACCGATCTGCGCGACGAGCTGGCCGATCAGGTCAAGAAGAGCGTCGAGAAAGGCGCACGCATCCTCTGCGGTGGCGAAGTGCCGGACCGCAAGGGGGCCTATTACCCGGCGACCGTTCTGGTCGATGTGGCACCGGGTCAGCCCGCCTATGACGACGAGCTCTTCGGCCCGGTCGCGGCCATCATCCGCGCCAAGGATGACATGGACGCAATGCGCATCGCCAATGATAGCCGTTACGGCCTTGGCGGCGGGATCTTTTCGAAGGACACCAAGCGCGCCCGCGAACTGGCCGCCAAGCACTTCGACACCGGCATGGTGTGTATCAACAAGTACAACCTCGCAATCCCGAACATGCCCTTCGGCGGCGTGAAGGATTCAGGCTATGGCCGCGAACATGGCGGCTTCGGCATGAAGGAATTCGTGAACGTCAAATCGCTCTACGTCGCAGCCTGA
- a CDS encoding allophanate hydrolase subunit 1, with protein sequence MSEAGANDWPKIRTVGVDGLLVSFGDRLSEAANRAALAFRGALDRNGPEGIEETSTSLVSTYLRYDPIAGDPEAIRAGVAELLGDKDWYAEALPEGRRFWRIPTLYGTDLAPQLEEAAEAAGMTAKEAVRSISEARVRVQTIGFAPGQPYLGALPEAWNIPRQSQLTDQVPVGALVVAVRQLVLFSVSTPTGWRHIGQTAVKLFRPDSDTPFVLRPGDEVQFDPVDRATFENLQQSGPDGGATSEAVA encoded by the coding sequence ATGAGTGAAGCAGGTGCGAACGATTGGCCGAAGATCCGCACCGTCGGCGTCGACGGCCTGCTCGTGAGCTTCGGCGACAGGCTGAGCGAGGCGGCGAACCGCGCGGCGCTGGCCTTCCGTGGCGCGCTCGACCGTAATGGCCCCGAGGGGATCGAGGAGACCTCGACCTCCCTCGTCTCCACCTATCTGCGCTATGACCCTATCGCGGGCGATCCGGAGGCGATCCGCGCAGGCGTGGCCGAGCTTCTGGGCGACAAGGATTGGTATGCCGAGGCCCTGCCCGAAGGCCGTCGCTTCTGGCGCATCCCGACGCTCTACGGCACGGATCTGGCGCCGCAGCTCGAAGAAGCGGCCGAGGCGGCCGGCATGACGGCCAAGGAGGCGGTGCGCTCCATCTCGGAGGCCCGCGTGCGCGTGCAGACCATCGGCTTCGCCCCGGGTCAGCCCTATCTCGGCGCCCTGCCCGAGGCCTGGAACATTCCCCGCCAGAGCCAGCTGACCGATCAGGTGCCCGTTGGCGCGCTCGTCGTCGCCGTGCGCCAGCTTGTGCTGTTTTCCGTCTCAACCCCCACGGGTTGGCGGCATATCGGCCAGACGGCGGTGAAGCTCTTCCGTCCTGACAGCGACACGCCCTTCGTGCTGCGTCCCGGCGACGAGGTGCAATTCGACCCGGTGGACCGCGCCACGTTCGAGAACCTGCAGCAAAGCGGCCCCGATGGCGGCGCCACGTCGGAGGCCGTCGCATGA
- a CDS encoding biotin-dependent carboxyltransferase family protein: protein MSRALIVHQAGPGLTVQDMGRHGYLAFGLSRGGAADRLALEEGAALLAQPVLPALEMAGMGGEFEAGEDIRIALTGAPMRASIDGARVAWNASHLLPRGARLSIGAVERGSYGYLSVGGGLACEERLGAQSAHLAAGLGARIVAGDRLPVGPDKGDRVGMTLDVGGRLDGGAVRIVESLQTDFFAPEERARFEATRFTRDSRGNRMGVRMVPDGAGFESEAGLSVLSEIIVPGDIQVTGDGTPFVLLAESQTTGGYPRIGSVLPTDLPRVAQAPAGATITFSFVDLATAHEIERREATRRKGLRGAARPLVRAPQDIPDLLSYQLISGVTAGDDLEEA, encoded by the coding sequence ATGAGCCGCGCATTGATCGTTCACCAGGCGGGCCCCGGCCTCACGGTTCAGGATATGGGTCGGCACGGCTACCTTGCTTTCGGCCTGTCGCGCGGAGGGGCTGCGGACCGGCTCGCCCTTGAGGAAGGGGCCGCCCTTCTGGCCCAACCCGTCCTGCCCGCGCTGGAAATGGCAGGCATGGGCGGCGAGTTCGAGGCGGGCGAGGATATCCGCATCGCGCTGACCGGCGCGCCCATGCGCGCCAGCATCGATGGCGCGCGGGTGGCGTGGAACGCGAGCCACCTTCTGCCCCGTGGCGCGCGGCTATCCATCGGTGCGGTGGAGCGCGGAAGCTACGGCTATCTGAGCGTCGGCGGCGGGCTCGCCTGCGAGGAGCGTCTCGGCGCGCAATCGGCACATCTGGCCGCGGGGCTCGGCGCGCGGATCGTCGCGGGCGACCGGCTGCCCGTTGGGCCCGACAAGGGCGACCGGGTGGGCATGACGCTCGATGTGGGCGGACGGCTCGATGGCGGGGCCGTGCGCATCGTCGAAAGCCTGCAAACCGACTTCTTCGCCCCCGAAGAGCGCGCGCGCTTCGAGGCCACCCGGTTTACCCGCGATTCGCGCGGCAACCGCATGGGTGTGCGGATGGTGCCGGATGGCGCCGGTTTCGAAAGCGAGGCGGGCCTTTCCGTCCTGTCCGAGATCATCGTGCCGGGCGATATCCAGGTCACGGGCGACGGCACGCCCTTCGTGCTCCTGGCCGAAAGCCAGACCACCGGCGGCTATCCCCGGATCGGATCGGTCCTGCCCACGGACCTGCCCCGCGTGGCGCAGGCGCCCGCCGGTGCAACGATCACCTTCAGCTTCGTGGACCTCGCCACCGCGCACGAGATCGAGCGGCGCGAGGCCACCCGCCGGAAGGGTCTGCGCGGGGCGGCCCGTCCTCTCGTACGCGCACCACAGGACATCCCGGATCTGCTGTCCTATCAGCTGATCAGCGGCGTGACGGCGGGCGACGACCTCGAAGAGGCCTGA
- a CDS encoding putative hydro-lyase yields the protein MTATYQELRRSDLPNLRREIRAGHYAKHTAGLGPGYLQTNLAIMPEAFALDFMRFCQRNPKPCPLVGVSDTGNPMMMTLGADIDIRTDVPAYNIYENGKLTGSRDDITDIWTDDLVAFALGCSFTFERALEEAGIPQWHIDHDTTVPMFRSNLETVPAGPFSGKTVVSLRFIAPERLDEVIAISRRFPLAHGAPVHWGDPAKIGITDLSAPEWGDPCEIEPGKIPVFWACGVTPQVAIERAGIPLCITHKPGHMLITDIAEDAEVPVRNPKAA from the coding sequence ATGACTGCAACCTATCAAGAGCTGCGCCGCAGCGACCTGCCGAACCTCCGCCGCGAAATCCGCGCCGGACATTACGCCAAGCACACGGCGGGACTCGGGCCCGGATATCTGCAGACCAATCTCGCCATCATGCCCGAGGCCTTCGCGCTCGACTTCATGCGCTTCTGCCAGCGCAATCCGAAGCCATGCCCGCTCGTGGGCGTGTCCGATACCGGCAACCCGATGATGATGACGCTGGGCGCCGATATCGACATCCGCACCGACGTGCCCGCCTACAATATCTACGAGAACGGCAAGCTTACGGGCAGCCGCGACGACATTACCGATATCTGGACGGATGATCTTGTGGCCTTCGCGCTGGGCTGCTCCTTCACCTTCGAGCGCGCGCTCGAAGAGGCGGGTATCCCGCAATGGCATATCGACCACGACACGACCGTGCCGATGTTCCGCTCCAACCTCGAGACAGTGCCTGCGGGGCCGTTTTCAGGCAAGACGGTCGTGTCGCTGCGCTTCATCGCGCCCGAACGGCTGGACGAGGTGATCGCCATCTCTCGACGCTTTCCGCTTGCCCATGGTGCGCCGGTGCATTGGGGCGATCCGGCAAAAATCGGCATCACCGACCTGTCGGCGCCGGAATGGGGCGATCCGTGCGAGATCGAGCCGGGCAAGATCCCCGTCTTCTGGGCCTGTGGCGTCACACCGCAAGTGGCCATCGAGCGCGCGGGCATCCCGCTTTGCATCACGCACAAGCCCGGTCACATGCTGATCACCGATATCGCCGAGGACGCCGAAGTCCCGGTGCGCAATCCCAAGGCCGCCTGA
- a CDS encoding TRAP transporter substrate-binding protein — protein MKRTLTFLAATTALASPALAEELSVVGSWSGLPLHKEYEAPFWTETVPAASDGEINVALTTHDQMNLGVGDVYRLLGDGVYDVAMTVADYAVADAPELEGLDVPLVALTADEAKAMVDAARPMVEDIYNDRFNAHVLAIAPYPPQVVFCNAEIAGLSDLEGKKVRASGRMTAKFLEALGAEGVNVSFSEVPGALQKGVVDCAVTGAGSGYSAGWWEVSTHLLPIPLGGWDSVVTAVNLDKWNSLSDEHKALLTEQAASEFEAPAWAVAQDALVNDIACLTGNGECPAGDARNMMLVEASEADFERAREVLVAEVLPEWAERAGGDWATRWNDSVGAAVGVTVPVN, from the coding sequence ATGAAACGCACTCTGACCTTCCTCGCCGCCACGACGGCGCTTGCCTCCCCGGCTCTGGCCGAAGAGCTGTCGGTCGTGGGCTCCTGGTCTGGCCTGCCGCTGCACAAGGAATACGAGGCGCCCTTCTGGACCGAGACCGTGCCCGCCGCCTCCGATGGCGAGATCAACGTGGCGCTGACCACGCATGACCAGATGAACCTCGGCGTGGGAGATGTGTACCGCCTTCTGGGCGACGGGGTCTACGACGTGGCGATGACCGTGGCCGATTACGCCGTGGCTGACGCGCCCGAACTGGAAGGACTGGACGTGCCGCTCGTGGCACTCACGGCGGATGAGGCGAAGGCCATGGTCGATGCGGCCCGCCCCATGGTCGAGGACATCTACAACGACCGCTTCAACGCGCATGTTCTGGCCATCGCGCCCTACCCGCCGCAGGTCGTCTTCTGCAACGCGGAGATCGCGGGGCTGTCGGATCTCGAAGGCAAGAAGGTCCGCGCATCGGGCCGGATGACCGCGAAATTCCTTGAGGCTCTCGGCGCCGAGGGCGTGAACGTGTCGTTCTCGGAAGTGCCGGGCGCTTTGCAGAAAGGCGTTGTCGATTGCGCCGTGACGGGGGCCGGTTCGGGCTATTCCGCAGGCTGGTGGGAAGTGTCCACGCATCTTCTGCCCATCCCGCTCGGCGGTTGGGACAGCGTCGTGACGGCGGTGAACCTTGATAAGTGGAACAGCCTCTCGGACGAGCACAAGGCGCTTCTGACCGAGCAGGCGGCGTCCGAGTTCGAAGCCCCCGCCTGGGCCGTGGCGCAGGATGCGCTGGTCAACGACATCGCCTGCCTCACCGGCAATGGCGAGTGCCCCGCGGGCGATGCGCGCAACATGATGCTCGTCGAGGCCTCCGAGGCTGATTTCGAACGCGCGCGTGAGGTGCTTGTCGCCGAAGTGCTGCCCGAATGGGCCGAGCGCGCGGGCGGCGACTGGGCCACACGCTGGAATGACAGCGTCGGCGCGGCCGTCGGTGTGACTGTTCCGGTCAACTGA
- a CDS encoding GAF domain-containing sensor histidine kinase, with the protein MPTILETVCLATGMGFAAVARVTDTRWVTCQVVDNLQFGLTPGDELDVESTLCHEVHQSMQEIVIPDVQADAHYCDHHTPERYGFRSYVSVPIRRSDGRFFGTLCAIDPHPRPLKDKRVIEMFRLFASTIGANLETHERLHLAERRLTEELDLGKLREEFVAILGHDLRNPVAALRSGLRMLKKQPLDTHSIELVEHMRASAHRMSGLVENILDHARVRLGDGISVRKKPCDDLGRTLEHVIAEVQAVSPNHRVVADIDIAGSVLCDKDRLGQLLSNLVTNAVLHGDPAIPVTITAQARDGALTISVANGGVPIPEDMQKKLFEPFSRGSAHSAGSGLGLGLHIASQIARGHGGALTVASDDARTVFTFHMDG; encoded by the coding sequence GTGCCCACGATCCTCGAGACGGTCTGCCTTGCCACCGGAATGGGCTTTGCCGCAGTGGCGCGCGTGACCGATACACGCTGGGTCACCTGCCAGGTTGTCGACAATCTGCAATTCGGCCTCACGCCCGGTGACGAGCTCGATGTGGAAAGCACGCTCTGCCACGAAGTGCATCAGTCGATGCAGGAGATCGTGATCCCTGACGTGCAGGCGGATGCGCATTACTGCGACCATCACACGCCCGAACGCTATGGCTTTCGAAGCTACGTCTCCGTGCCGATCCGGCGGTCGGATGGCCGCTTTTTCGGCACGCTCTGCGCCATCGACCCGCATCCTCGGCCTTTGAAAGATAAGCGTGTCATCGAGATGTTCCGCCTGTTCGCCTCCACCATCGGCGCCAATCTCGAGACCCACGAGCGGCTTCATCTGGCGGAGCGGCGCCTGACCGAAGAGCTCGATCTGGGCAAGTTGCGCGAGGAATTCGTGGCCATCCTCGGACATGATCTGCGCAATCCCGTCGCCGCTCTCAGATCGGGGCTGAGGATGCTGAAGAAGCAGCCGCTCGACACCCACTCGATCGAGCTTGTCGAACATATGCGCGCCTCGGCGCATCGGATGTCGGGGCTGGTGGAGAACATCCTCGATCATGCGCGGGTGCGCCTTGGTGACGGGATCAGCGTGCGCAAGAAGCCCTGCGACGATCTTGGCCGCACGCTGGAGCATGTGATCGCCGAGGTTCAGGCCGTGTCACCGAACCATCGGGTTGTCGCCGATATCGACATCGCGGGCAGCGTCCTGTGCGACAAGGACAGGCTCGGGCAGCTCCTGTCCAATCTGGTGACCAACGCGGTGCTGCATGGGGATCCGGCGATACCGGTCACGATCACCGCGCAGGCGCGCGACGGTGCCTTGACGATCTCGGTCGCGAATGGCGGCGTGCCCATTCCCGAGGACATGCAGAAAAAGCTCTTCGAGCCGTTCTCGAGGGGCAGCGCCCATTCTGCCGGAAGCGGGCTTGGCCTTGGGTTGCACATCGCGTCGCAGATCGCGCGCGGCCACGGAGGCGCGCTGACGGTCGCATCCGATGACGCGCGCACCGTTTTCACCTTTCATATGGACGGCTGA
- a CDS encoding substrate-binding domain-containing protein, protein MVERDVIDPGGVDKRLRLGVSETIAQCWLPDLIAALHAHYPNLEIEFGVDISNDLREALLAQELDMAILLGPISEYSIDNVALPGFDLAWYVSAKAPAEEDPTHYLRRPILTYARNTRPFRELRDLLFERVGPDVAIFPSSSLSACFRLVEADLGVAALPSALGQTYVDAGTIRRFDPGWTPQPLRFTASYRGTPKSHVVETAARMALEVAQLYADQNS, encoded by the coding sequence ATGGTGGAGCGCGACGTGATCGATCCCGGCGGTGTCGACAAGCGTCTGCGTCTCGGCGTCTCGGAGACCATCGCGCAATGCTGGCTGCCCGATCTCATCGCAGCGCTTCACGCGCATTATCCCAACCTGGAAATCGAGTTCGGCGTCGACATCTCCAATGATCTGCGGGAGGCGCTGCTGGCGCAGGAACTGGACATGGCGATCCTGCTCGGTCCGATCTCGGAATATTCCATCGACAACGTAGCGCTGCCGGGCTTCGATCTGGCCTGGTATGTCTCCGCCAAGGCCCCGGCGGAGGAGGATCCCACGCATTATCTCAGGCGCCCCATCCTGACCTATGCACGCAACACCCGGCCTTTCCGCGAATTGCGCGACCTTCTGTTCGAGCGGGTCGGGCCCGATGTGGCGATCTTTCCCTCGTCGTCGCTCTCGGCCTGCTTCCGTCTGGTGGAGGCCGATCTGGGCGTCGCCGCCCTGCCCAGCGCGCTTGGCCAGACCTATGTCGATGCGGGCACGATCCGCAGGTTCGATCCGGGCTGGACGCCGCAACCCCTGCGCTTCACCGCCTCCTATCGGGGCACACCGAAAAGCCATGTGGTCGAGACCGCGGCGCGCATGGCGCTGGAGGTCGCGCAGCTTTACGCCGATCAAAATTCCTGA
- a CDS encoding TRAP transporter large permease, which produces MITYISAGLLGLLCLSIPVGIVLFLLGFGIDQFFSPFPLIRGLGNLVWSTSNNATLIAIPFFVLLGEILVRSGLATRTYAALDRWVSWMPGGLVHANIATATMFSATSGSSVATAATVATVAMPQAEKLGYDPKLFSGAIAAGGTLGIMIPPSINLIVYGFLTQTSIPRLFLAGLVPGIALALAFVVITMILCMIRPGLGGERRFFPFAQMLKALLELIPIILLFTVIIGTIYKGWATPTEAAAVGVAGAIVIAAAFGGVSLQMFKDSILGTVKITSMIMLVVIGASFLNFTLASAGIGRELQDFLAGLGLTPLMTIFVIVLIYIVLGFFIETLSLMVVTIPIIVPLVVEMGFDPIWFGILMIVLIEMALITPPVGLNLYVVQGARRSGPMSDVMLGTIPYIIAMLAMAMALIAFPSIALWLPDALQ; this is translated from the coding sequence ATGATTACCTATATCTCCGCAGGCCTTCTGGGCCTTCTGTGCCTGTCGATCCCCGTCGGCATCGTGCTGTTCCTTCTGGGCTTCGGCATCGACCAGTTCTTCTCGCCCTTCCCGCTCATCCGGGGCTTGGGCAACCTCGTCTGGTCGACCTCGAACAACGCCACCCTGATCGCCATTCCGTTCTTCGTGCTGCTGGGCGAGATCCTCGTGCGTTCGGGTCTTGCCACCCGCACCTATGCTGCGCTCGACCGCTGGGTGAGCTGGATGCCGGGCGGGCTTGTCCATGCCAATATCGCCACGGCGACCATGTTTTCGGCCACCTCCGGCTCGTCGGTGGCCACCGCCGCGACCGTGGCCACCGTGGCCATGCCGCAGGCCGAAAAGCTGGGCTACGATCCGAAGCTCTTCTCGGGCGCCATTGCCGCCGGCGGCACGCTCGGCATCATGATCCCGCCGTCCATCAACCTCATCGTCTACGGCTTCCTGACGCAGACCTCGATCCCGCGCCTCTTCCTTGCAGGCCTCGTCCCGGGCATCGCGCTGGCACTGGCCTTTGTCGTCATCACCATGATCCTGTGCATGATCCGTCCGGGCCTCGGCGGCGAACGCCGGTTTTTCCCCTTTGCGCAGATGCTGAAGGCGCTCTTGGAACTCATCCCGATCATCCTGCTCTTCACGGTCATCATCGGCACGATCTACAAGGGCTGGGCCACCCCCACCGAGGCCGCCGCCGTGGGCGTCGCAGGTGCCATCGTCATCGCCGCGGCCTTCGGGGGCGTGTCTTTGCAGATGTTCAAGGACTCGATCCTCGGCACGGTGAAGATCACCTCGATGATCATGCTCGTCGTGATCGGTGCCTCCTTCCTGAACTTCACGCTGGCCTCGGCCGGGATCGGACGCGAATTGCAGGACTTCCTCGCGGGGCTCGGCCTCACGCCGCTGATGACGATCTTCGTGATCGTGCTGATCTACATCGTTCTGGGCTTCTTCATCGAGACGCTATCGCTGATGGTCGTGACGATCCCGATCATCGTGCCGCTGGTGGTCGAGATGGGCTTCGATCCGATCTGGTTCGGTATCCTGATGATCGTGCTGATCGAGATGGCGCTGATCACGCCGCCTGTGGGTCTGAACCTCTACGTGGTGCAGGGCGCGCGACGATCGGGGCCGATGTCGGACGTGATGCTGGGCACGATACCCTACATCATCGCGATGCTGGCCATGGCGATGGCGCTGATTGCCTTCCCGTCGATTGCCCTGTGGCTGCCGGATGCACTGCAATGA
- a CDS encoding TRAP transporter small permease subunit encodes MAETLLHRLRAANGILAILIGILLFACVAFVLADIVLRRMGSTLGGTDEVSGYVMAIATAWGMAYTLTELGHVRIDLLRSRVQARGRALFDLFSMLVLSATISLIAIKAWPVLERSLANGSRANTNLETPLALVQFPWFLGWVWFALASWITLIAAASLVLKGDYAASDAAIGTFGEADQLK; translated from the coding sequence ATGGCGGAGACACTTCTGCATCGGCTGCGCGCCGCGAACGGCATATTGGCGATCCTGATCGGGATTCTGCTCTTTGCCTGCGTGGCCTTCGTGCTGGCCGATATCGTGCTGCGCCGGATGGGGTCCACGCTGGGCGGGACCGACGAGGTCTCGGGCTACGTAATGGCCATCGCGACGGCCTGGGGCATGGCCTACACGCTCACAGAGCTCGGCCATGTCCGCATCGACCTGCTGCGCTCCCGGGTTCAGGCCCGGGGGCGTGCCCTCTTCGATCTCTTTTCCATGCTGGTCCTGTCGGCCACGATCAGCCTGATCGCGATCAAGGCCTGGCCGGTGCTGGAGCGCTCGCTCGCCAACGGATCGCGGGCCAATACCAATCTCGAAACGCCGCTCGCGCTTGTGCAATTCCCGTGGTTCCTGGGCTGGGTGTGGTTTGCGCTCGCCTCCTGGATCACCCTCATCGCCGCGGCCTCGCTCGTCCTCAAGGGCGATTACGCCGCCTCCGACGCGGCCATCGGTACTTTCGGCGAAGCGGATCAACTGAAATGA